A window of Pleuronectes platessa chromosome 20, fPlePla1.1, whole genome shotgun sequence genomic DNA:
ACAACCTCAGCTCTAATGGAGCAGACTTGAGAAGGATATTTACACTAGTGATTAACAGCCATAAAAATGGGATGTCTTCAAATTAAGGGCACGGTCATACTTGTGAATGTGAAGCAAATATCatgggtcaaagttcaccaacgTTGAATTCCGCACTGCAATTGGCATTGCCACGGAAAGCAAATGTTTTATCTGCCAACTCGTTCGTACTAATTGCAAGTGAATGGAGGCGAAGGTAAGCCAATGATACAATAGGATTTTAATGAGCTGAGCCTCACTTCAATTAAATTCAATACACTTTAATGGCCACACTATACGGTTATTTTTTGttgactaacatgtgtaacaGAACCGTTCCATCAACATCATTTGATATGCATTAATTACcacaaaagccaaagcaaaacAGCTTGTAGTAAGCTAAAAGGAGGGTGAAATCAtacttatgttttttttaaagcttaacAGGATTCTGAGTTCCATTGATATTCATTGAATCacccttaaaaatatttctcatatttatatattaataagtGGTAAGTTTGTTAGTATCATATCATTTTTTTGCTCTTTTACTATATTAACTTTACTTATAAACATGTAAGAATATAAAATTACCACTAAATGAAAAAACGCTTGAACTTACAAAGTTTCTCTGTTAAACCCTTATttgtaaaatacttaatatcAGTGCTTAGTCTGGATTCTGATCATGACAAGACAAGAGTTGACTGACGAGGATTAGATTTCAAAGGACGGTAGCAACTTTAAAGTTGTTTTGACGATTCACAGGCTAATTGACATCAGTATCTTTCGAAGAGAGCAAGCAAAAGTGAAGGGCTCTGCGCACAGCTttacaaagaaacaacaaacagtTAGACATCTTTTATGTTATGAGTCGCGTTAAAACAATGTAGATCATATTAGACTATGACATGCCTCTGCAATAAAATCAATTAATGAGAAACACTGCACACTTTTAAATGCACCGCAAGAGTGAGGCTACCCACAACAAAAACTTTCATTAAAGATCTCAATAGGCGCTTTACAGCTATTGAGTCAAAACACATCTTTTCTTTCCACATGTGGACATCCCTAAATAGGAGATGGCCCtctgaatgttttctttcatgttACACCAAAAACACACCGATGAATAATGAAGAGTAAAAGTGGACTTCTATGCTAAAAAATTAAGTTTTGAAACCCTTATCTGTTTGAAAATTATGGAGTATAAATTACAGTAACAGTGTGAGGTTATATCGATTTGTATAAGGTTTAGAGATACTTGTCTACAATATGTGTGATTGATAGTATGTAGCATGTTACTAGTTACTACTTGTCTCTCTGTTGTTTCCTAAGGAAACCAACATCGCACCATTCACAGCCTCCTCCCATCAAGTCTACATCGTTTTCCAAGCCGAGTATTCCACTCTGCCTTCAGGGTTCAAACTCAACTGGAGCAGCTGAgctcgctcactcactcactcactcactcacacactcacacaatcatACTGTGCACTTATAATTAATATATTCTGTTATAATAAATACATGATTCAGTATAATAATGTGgtcacttcatcatttacaatttcaattcttttaaatgttgttatctTACtaactgtggctgaggggtagagcggtcgtcctccaacctgagggTCGCCAATTCAATCCCCAGTCTTCTCAATCTGCaggccgaagtgtccttgggcaagatgcggAACtctgaattgcccctcatagaacaagaaagtgctgctaatagatgcactgtatgaatgtgtgtgtgaatggttgaatgtAAATCTGTACTGTCAAacaaaagcactatataaataaaaaaacatttaccagTACTATATACAGTGGACGCTGCAGCAACCCCACTGACCTGCTCCAGAGACCAGCCTGGTATCACACAAGGGTgaataacacacaaataaaattatttaatgGCACGACTTTctcctaaccttaaccctaaccagTATGACAATCAGACAGCTCAATATGCATACACAACTTATGAAATATTGTAACAAGTGGAATGGTATTTTACCACAATCACATTAGTGAGACAGACTTTTTTACAAACTTATTCAAGCATTGTTCATACTTAAAAactataacaatttaattatcaTACAGAACAATAGTTTTTAAAGACTCAAATGGACCTTGAGAAGCTAACCAAATGCCACAACTTATTCAACTTATTGTGATTAAATAGGTAATggacacaaatactcaaatgtgTTTCATATGTATGTtcaaaaaaaatttaagtatAAGTTATCGCTCATTTTTAGAGAGATGAGTAAAATATAAGTGAAAAAAGGCAGATGTGCAGAGGCTTCTTTGTTCTTAGAGAGTGTTGCTTACCATTCTCTAAGAATcgggagaggcagaggaagtcCTGTTTATCATTTGCATGGGTTCGGGGCATCATGATAATCTGTAGTGCAGTCGATATATCTATTTTGTGAGGTTAAATCAGGGTTAAAGGCAGTTTGTTTGGAAGAACAGCCaccctttttttcctttttgtgtcaAAAACCGAGACTTTATGGAATGGAGAGTTCAAGGTCAGAGGCTCGCTTTCCACACCTTGGCTCGGTCCGGCCTGAAGCCAGGCCAGGACTGTCCACTGCATTAGGGAGGTATGAACCATGTATAGGTCTTCTGTTGCTTCTCAATTTTGAAAGTGTTTCTGGAGGTCGCCCATGAAAATTGACTATTTAGTCTTGCATGCTGATCTCATAGCAATTGACTTTCATCTCCTCTTTCGAAATGTTAGAacaaaagataatttttttaatagaaaTTATTTTCACTGGAGCAATGCCCAAGAGAATTATGATATGTGCTATTTTAAGCTGTTTCGACTTGAATCAATACAATCTGCATAGTCTACTGCCATTTTGGAATTTTTCACCATGGTGTGCACTTTATTTAACATTCCCTGAAACTATTAACTTAATGACGTTTCAGGCACAAAAAGATTTGGTCACCAGGAACTAATTTGAAATACAAGAGACATTATTTAATAATGAGCCACATAATGATCATGATAGCACAGTCACTTAAATATGCCAAATGTTCCTTATAACCTCTAATCCAGTCAGTATGGATGGCACCCAAAACCCTTTGAGCCCCAGTGCAAAAACAATAGAAACGTTGTAGTACTATGTTTTTGATGTATCATGGTTCTTCCTATGACATCCCAATTCCCACCAACAGTGCCACAAGAAAGGCACAGTTTCCGAGACAGAATAGGATCATCAGCGGGATGACTGTTATCTGTTAAAACAATGCAATTTATATTAGAAATCAGGAGTGTGGTCTTTATATTTTTTCGATTTGTTGGCATTTTATCTTACCTTTTTCGATTTCAAACTATCTGTAATGGAAAGAAAATGCCAAAGTTAAAGCTACTACAAGGTACTTAAAACCCACGTTTTCAGCattaaataatttacatttaattttgtgTGCGTTGTCAACACAAAGAGGACCATTTAATATCTTACTGACATATTATCTACTCCCATGCTCCCCCCACCAAAAGCTACAcaacaaataataatactaaaTTACAAGTCAAGAAAAGTGTTTACCTGTATTGCTGACCGTGCAATTTAAATGCACCTCCAGGAGGATGTAGCACAAAGATTCCCATCCAACAAAACCACCCATCACTTTCATCAGCCAATGGTCCAGTGTGCTATCAATCAACTTCAGACCGGTAAATATGGCTGCCACTGTGTGAAGTCACATAAAATAAGTCACTTCAAGTGGTCAGTTTGTATATAGTTTAATAAATGAATATCCTTTGACAGACTGTACCAAAGCAGAACATAAAATGTCTGTCAATGCAAAATGAAAGACAAAAGCTCACCAGCCAAAGTTTTTATAACCACCGCATTTAAAGAATGGGACCAATTGAACAGAAATCTCCTGTCAAGTAAGGAAGAAACATATTAAATGAGTGTATTTGACTATAAAATTCAATCAGCATAGCGCATACTTCTAAATCATCTGTGGTGAGTATCATACATTCATGTCTTGCAAACCAAATCACCTGCCTTACACAGATTGGTTAGTTAGGAGAGTATACCCACAtcttcccacgggattaataaaatatccatctatctatctatctccagGCACCACTACAGCACTGCCCAAAAGTTTGAACAATCCTCTGCACACAGaaatatttatactttttttataAACACAGAGGCATTCGACTCAGCAGGCAGACAGACCTGCCCTTATTacttattattacatttcatttagctgaaatTTTTATCTAAAGCGACTTTCATTAAGTTCATTCAACCGTGAGGGTTCAAACCCAAAACTTCTCTTTTATTCATGTATGTTAAGACAGAGCCATCCAACCAGGCATGGTGAGGTTGAAGTGTGCTTAGCTTGAATAAAGTGTGTGATtctatttctttctctctctctctatctctcacacacaacatgGTACGTACAGTCGATGTTGCTGTCCGCAACGCATCAGTGCCATTACGGGCTGGAGGAATGAGAGGATCATAACCAGGCAGCCCAACACTGGATGGGCTCCCTGCAAACGAACAGAGCAACACTGACAGTCACTGACATGCTATACCACACATACACCTGACACTATTTCCAGTGCTTGGTTCAGATGGCTACAAAATATATCTAGATAGTACTTGAGGAATATAAGCACAGAATAAAGGAAGCATTTTGAAAAGCATCATAAGACTGAGTaagtttaaaatcaaacaagtAATTACACATATACTACGCCATAACCCTTTTTAATCAGGCCTTGGAGTTGGATGACTCTGCCCCTTGCAGCAATTGTTCTTTGTGAGTCCTAAACACGGAGCCCTTTTAAGTACCAAACACCAGCATCTTCTAAAAGCATCCTCCCTGCAGTAAGTCTGTCTGTGCCCGGGTCTGCTGATGTGTCTGCGGCTGGTTAACAGGCAGCACGGTTTCATATCATGACAACAATAATGTGGTCTTGTCACACAATCACATGATTTCCTAAAGATGCAACTCAGAGTCTTTTGTGTAATCATGAGCCCGCGAGCGCAATTTTTCGCTGCGTGTGGACAGTGTGTTCATTCCTCTGTCTATGCATAGCATTATTTGCCTTTCCTCATCCTTCAGTTTGAGAATGTAAACACTCCTCTGTGTCAAGTTTATGAGCCTTCCCATGAACAGAAGCTTATTGAGTCATGTCACATGTCTCCTCCGGGGGTGAGTGGATGTTTGATGTGCTCACCAGAGACAGCTGCACAGTCTTTTCAGTGCGAGCCCCTACTGGGTTGCAacggaaaaaaaactgtttgccaGTCTGTTCTGCTGAAATCCTGCCTGTTTCCTGCCTGATCTGGTCAGAAGAAAATCTCCTGGATTCCTTCACAAAAACACTGCTCATTCAGACCACGCAGCACAAAACACCAAGCTCATCATGCACATTAAAGATGATCTAGGTCTTCCACCATCAACCTGTGCTTTAAAAGTCGATTCTTTGCTATCTTTCATTCACTGAGAAGATGTTGACTGAGTCATGCATTTTGGTCCAGTTCCTGTTCAGTCCGCAACAATAATATTGAGTGAAGGCAAATTCCTTGTGATGGCAATGCCCTTCAATGATAAGCAGATTAAATTATTTGATGCTgagggaacaaaaaaaaattatgaatccCGGTAGAACTGGTACACTGACTTTAGACCAGGCCTTGACATGTGAAAATGAGAGGATGAAGGCAATGATTGTGGCTGCTACCGTAACACACATCACTGCTACATGgacctgcagaaacacaaacgGTCAAAGTCAAGTAAAACATATGCTACTGTAGAGAACTCAGCAGATGTGCAGGCTCAATTTTGAATTATGATTTAGGGGTGGTTCCTCGGTTTGTTAATTTCGTAGAAAAATTACATGATAATTTgattagtaaaaaaaagaaacaatttaaaatcacAGTATAATATAAAATCAGATGGTTTAGTTTGTTGTTTGAATTAAGATTGTCCTactttatttgaaaatgtagtTTAGGTCCACCTACAGTAAactgaaatgttattttataATTCTAagtttccatgttttttttctcatgctGAAAAGGCAAGCTGATCATGGCGTACATATATAATAGACCCTTTTCATGCAAATTTCCCCTTTGAGGGACTAATAAAGAACTTAAGTCTCACCAGAAACCAGACATCTTTGCCCCACAGGTTGTGTCCTTTGGTCACTCCTTTCACATATCGGGCTACCATCATTCCTAGTGATCCTGTGGTCATCCAGGCTATCAGCATTAGTGCTCCTGAAACCAAAgagttgtataaatattagagctgtgaaaaataacgcgttaacgcgttatgattaaattacaggattaattcggtttttttttttaacgcatttaacgcatgcgcagaaggaccttccaattccgccgcctctgcactagtcgccgctctaatgcagtcagacggcagctgccattcaaacaaacaaacaacatggataattctgatgaacctgaggaccttctggacgggaagatcgtgttccaaaaaaacaaagatcgaacattcagtaaaaccaaggtgatatgcacactctgcgagaagacgttatcgtttcaccgtagcaatacccgcctaaccaccgcaacgcgaggggcgttcaagtggaatgcgccaaaccagactcactcgccggacacattgtgcaaaagaagcggtcagctttactgtcagagaatttgaacaagttagtttgcctcaccaactggctaaagaccgagtagctaagagggcctttagaggcattagattgtatcatggtgtggttaatggttgtgtgacaaaaaatagggttagggttagggttgcaaaaaatattccgaaaaaatcggtaatgtgattaatcatgattaatccatagaaacctgtgattaatttgattaaaaattttaatcatttcacagccctaataaatATCTATTACTTCCATTTCCAATATTCCACTCTCCAATAAACTTTGTCTGTCAGTTTTGGATAAAACAATTGGGCCCCTGGTTATATAAGTCCCTCCATCCCAATCTGTATCAACCAGAGCACTCCACATCCTAGTGCTTTAGCTTATTTTATTCCAATGCGCCAACGACAGCCAGTGgcttatgttttctggttgttTGTCCGTCTGTCAGATCAGATTCACCCATCTATTGTATACAAACTTGTGCATACACAGCCAAAAACTGcacaacatgtttttatctcattgttTTTATGCAGTCACTCGTGCGCCTGtgactgaggggtagagtggttgtcctccaacctgaaggtcggcagttcgatccccagtctgacccatctgcatgccgaagtgtccttgggcaagatgctgaaccccgaatggccccccatagaataacaaagtgctgtgaatagatgcactgtgtgaatgggtgaatgtaaaactgtactgtaaagcgctttgagtgttcatcaagactagagaagcgctatataaatacaaaaccatttaccatttaaggTCTGTCTAAAAGATGAAATTAACTTCTATCTAAAACAACTAAACAGTCAATGCAATGtaacaggggcggctcctggcatAGGCAGTTGCCGAGAAGGTGCCACAAAAggctgatttatcatgacgtgataCATGCAATGTTTACCAATGCGTTAatgtcacaccatcatcctcaacCCCAAAGCTCTTGGAAGCGCCGCGGCCGGCTCCCGCGAGCAGATAGGGCTGAAATTTCCCCATCTTTAATTATCTTCAGGCAATTCCGCGTTATTTAACCAATTATTAGCAGTTACAGTCAAATATGAGTCAAAAAAGGTTACCTTTAATAGGTGTAGTTGCTCTTACATTTCTTACTTACTATCGGGTTCCTTTTTCCTAATATTACTGTCCACTGGGATTACCACATCTATCATTACTCATTACCTTGTCTGTTCTTTGTCCTCCATAACTTTGTCTGGTTGGTTAAGTAGCGGCTGTTTATCTGGAATCTCCCTCACACATATTACTTAGGTCATGTTGCTGACAGGTCACAGAACAAAGGGTATGTTTATAGTtattattagggctgtgaaatgattaaaatttttaatcaaattaatcacaggtttctatggattaatcatgattaatcacattaccgattttttcggaatatttttgtgaaaacaagatttatgacatttaacttttcttttgtgctgcaactcagcagttcttcagcagttatcattgcttttccatatggaacattaatataatcttcatcctaaacagaattcgggttccttagccattgcgtggttgaataaaacttttttttaaaaattaaacagaaattatttgagcttcttagccataggatggttgacattttttatattttttgtcacacaaccattaaccacaccatgatacaatctaatgcctctaaaggccctcttagctactcggtctttagccagttggtgaggcaaactaacttgttcaaattctctgacagtaaagctgaccgcttcttttgcacaatgtgtccggcgagtgagtctggtttggcgcattccacttgaacgcccctcgcgttgcggtggttaggcgggtattgctacggtgaaacgataacgtcttctcgcagagtgtgcatatcaccttggttttactgaatgttcgatctttgtttttttggaacacgatcttcccgtccagaaggtcctcaggttcatcagaattatccatgttgtttgtttgtttgaatggcagctgccgtctgactgcattagagcggcgactagtgcagaggcggcggaattggaaggtccttctgcgcatgcgttaaatgcgttaaaaaaaacaaaacaaattaatcctgtaatttaatcataacgcgttaacgcgttatttttcacagctctagttatTATACATCCATCTGGGCAAGATCTCACCATGTGCTTTGATGACACGAGACCATCCAGCCTTTACTACAATCTGCGGTCTGGAGATGTCTATCTTGTCAGTGCTGATAAAGGTAGCTACATGGAGCTGGATTTGTCCTGCAGAAGAAACATAAAATAGAATATTGAGTATTCTTTtctactttttgtttgtttgtattttacttAGGAGGTGTCAATGgttatgtttttctcttttttgtcatTGGATTGTGTTTAAATGGAACTAAGATTGATGAAAAGGGTTTTAGTGAAATTTCTTAATGCAGTGATCACCAACCTTTTCGAGCCCAAGATCACGTTTTAATACCTAACGTAAGCAGAGATCTACCAtcctgatatcttccaaaaaaacaacttattagggttatatttataattttttgcaATTTCTGTTAAAAGCTGAATCTACAGGCATAATTATATGCAAACAGTGGCAGgtatgcaactttatctattcaatgcacaatattcaaaataaaatcaattcatatttacagaatCTGTCCAATGTACAATATTTAGCTTCTCAGTTCAACAGTAtgctctgcagaggagctgctactgcagcacaatgttttgACATTGGCTTTGCCTTGAATATGGCCATAAATACGACTATTTCCTTGTATAAAATACCAGTTCTAAACAGTATATAGCCGTGTATCTTccgctcctgcaaatatttcacaataaaaaaaacctttttaaacatttcattgACTATAAAGTTTGTGCCAAAAACAGATTCCATTTGATCATAGGTAACTTTGACAGTTTTGAAAGAAAGCAGCAAGTAGCATTACCATAGGCCAACAACTcactccaaacaggcaggtttagagcTGGCAATGCAATCGTTTAAAATAATCTCTTAAATTAAAGACTGTCCTGTTATGAACATACGGACGTCCTTGTTTTAAtagttattaatattttttcccCCGATCACATAGAGAGTCCTCACAGAATGTCTACATTACCATAACTGCTGGGTCCATGAGCAAACATGAGATGGTAGGTTTTGTTGAAGCCTTTGGTCCTCTGTGTAGAAACTGTGTTCATGGATGTGAAGGAACAGCTGATTACTCTGTCCTGCGCTGATGCTGTTACATCAGTCACATTCCCCTGATGGACAGTTTAAAAATGATCTCAGTATCAAGTTCAATCCACACAGTTACAATTCACACATAGTATTAGCAAGTAaagatcaaaaaaaaaaagaaaaattcagaTATAAATCTTTGGTCTTCAGTACCAGAGGAACAGCCTGTGGAGTTGTCCGACCTGTTGAGAAGGCATGCTGCAACCCCACTTGACCGTCACTGCCTTTGCAACAAATATAGATGTCATCATTTCcctgaggacagacagaagtatATATGAAAAAagctttccctttttttcagaaatttcaattttttgtatatttactGATGTGTGTTCTGCTGACAATTTTACATGTGTCTTCGGAGAAGCACAATACCACTGTTAAATCGCCAGGTACAGACAAATTATGTAGGCAGACTTTAGAATAATACTGCACACAATGTGGTATATCGTGAGCCTTTTTCTTAGAATTGTAACAAACATCTATTATTTCATAGATTCAAGCATTTTGTTGTGACATTACCATCATCTGATCATCTGAGAATCCAAAAGAGATGTATCCATTTGAAGGACCTGTCATCTCATATCGGATGGTTTTGTCAGTGGGAGACGACATCATGGCTGACATGAAAAAACAGTCGACACTGACTGCAGGGTCACAGTCTGAAGGCTGACTGAAACACATCTTGTTGATACCACAGTCTGCACTGGAGATCATCTGCAGGAAAGAGTTTAAAGATGT
This region includes:
- the zgc:163022 gene encoding putative ferric-chelate reductase 1 isoform X3; the encoded protein is MNSTSLLFSILFNTMLYASFVQNYKTFWVDVTSLVLTFSDDGSGGSTSLPPPTITSSTTTSTIDLQHASPGMISSADCGINKMCFSQPSDCDPAVSVDCFFMSAMMSSPTDKTIRYEMTGPSNGYISFGFSDDQMMGNDDIYICCKGSDGQVGLQHAFSTGRTTPQAVPLGNVTDVTASAQDRVISCSFTSMNTVSTQRTKGFNKTYHLMFAHGPSSYGQIQLHVATFISTDKIDISRPQIVVKAGWSRVIKAHGALMLIAWMTTGSLGMMVARYVKGVTKGHNLWGKDVWFLVHVAVMCVTVAATIIAFILSFSHVKAWSKGAHPVLGCLVMILSFLQPVMALMRCGQQHRLRFLFNWSHSLNAVVIKTLAVAAIFTGLKLIDSTLDHWLMKVMGGFVGWESLCYILLEVHLNCTVSNTDSLKSKKITVIPLMILFCLGNCAFLVALLVGIGMS
- the zgc:163022 gene encoding putative ferric-chelate reductase 1 isoform X2, whose amino-acid sequence is MDSCKDMQPHHSGLSPQTEPAPFTITTDHSSYRLGEEVKVQLLALGSAPFIGFLLQAREVGGQSPVGSFELTPGAAQLLICNQRPNSAVSHRSDSIKTSILVTWRSEASRDGKPIQFHASFVQNYKTFWVDVTSLVLTFSDDGSGGSTSLPPPTITSSTTTSTIDLQHASPGMISSADCGINKMCFSQPSDCDPAVSVDCFFMSAMMSSPTDKTIRYEMTGPSNGYISFGFSDDQMMGNDDIYICCKGSDGQVGLQHAFSTGRTTPQAVPLGNVTDVTASAQDRVISCSFTSMNTVSTQRTKGFNKTYHLMFAHGPSSYGQIQLHVATFISTDKIDISRPQIVVKAGWSRVIKAHGALMLIAWMTTGSLGMMVARYVKGVTKGHNLWGKDVWFLGAHPVLGCLVMILSFLQPVMALMRCGQQHRLRFLFNWSHSLNAVVIKTLAVAAIFTGLKLIDSTLDHWLMKVMGGFVGWESLCYILLEVHLNCTVSNTDSLKSKKITVIPLMILFCLGNCAFLVALLVGIGMS
- the zgc:163022 gene encoding putative ferric-chelate reductase 1 isoform X1, with the translated sequence MDSCKDMQPHHSGLSPQTEPAPFTITTDHSSYRLGEEVKVQLLALGSAPFIGFLLQAREVGGQSPVGSFELTPGAAQLLICNQRPNSAVSHRSDSIKTSILVTWRSEASRDGKPIQFHASFVQNYKTFWVDVTSLVLTFSDDGSGGSTSLPPPTITSSTTTSTIDLQHASPGMISSADCGINKMCFSQPSDCDPAVSVDCFFMSAMMSSPTDKTIRYEMTGPSNGYISFGFSDDQMMGNDDIYICCKGSDGQVGLQHAFSTGRTTPQAVPLGNVTDVTASAQDRVISCSFTSMNTVSTQRTKGFNKTYHLMFAHGPSSYGQIQLHVATFISTDKIDISRPQIVVKAGWSRVIKAHGALMLIAWMTTGSLGMMVARYVKGVTKGHNLWGKDVWFLVHVAVMCVTVAATIIAFILSFSHVKAWSKGAHPVLGCLVMILSFLQPVMALMRCGQQHRLRFLFNWSHSLNAVVIKTLAVAAIFTGLKLIDSTLDHWLMKVMGGFVGWESLCYILLEVHLNCTVSNTDSLKSKKITVIPLMILFCLGNCAFLVALLVGIGMS